The genomic region CTCCACAACGCCGTGCAATATCAGCACCTATTTGCGCATGAGGACCTTCCACTTCAGCAGTAACCGCTTTGCCAATATCATGTAAAAGCCCCGCTCGCAAGGCAATTTGTCCATCAAGACCTAGTTCTTGCGCAATCATGCGAGAAAAAGCACCGACTTCTTTGGCGTGCTGCAATACGTTCTGAGAAAAACTTGTTCTAAAATGCAATTTACCTAGTAGAGTAACTATTTCTGGATGAATACCTTGAAGGTTAAACTCCAAAATCACTTCTTTACCATATTCTTGGATAATATCCTCAAGCTCTTTTTCGCATTGAGTGACGGTTTCTTCAATTCGCGTTGGATTAATACGTCCATCAGTGATTAAACGATTTAAAACACGACGTGCAACTTCTCTTCTAATGGGATTAAATCCAGATATAGTAATAACTTCAGGAGTATCACCAATTACAAACTCCATACCGGTAGCCATTTCAAGGGCCTTAATGTTGCGCCCCTCTTTACCAATAATACGTCCTTTCATTTCATCACTTGGCAAGTGTACAATACTTGATGAATGAGAAATAACTTGATCAGCGACATATCGTTGCATTGCAGTAACCACAATATTATTTGATCGTTCTTTTGCTGTTTGTCGAGTTTCATCCTCAATTTTTTGAATCCATTTTTGACTTGTTAGCCGAACCTCTGCTTCCAATGTATCTAACAAAGCTTGTTTTGCTTCATCTCTACTCATATTGGCAACCCGCTCAAGCTTAGTAAGTAATTCATCGTATACATTTTTAAGCTTAGTTTCATTAGCACGCAAGACATCCTCTTTACGTGAAAGACCACGCTCTTTTTGTTGCATTTCTCTTCTGAGGCAATCTATTTCCTGCTCTTTTTTATCCAGCGCATCATACTTACTATTCAATTTTGATTGCAAACGATCAAGCTCAACACGTTCACGTTTGATTTCTAGCTCAAACTCGCTACGTCTTTTGTATATTTCATCTTTAAGTTTTAAAAATGATTCACGACGTTCTTGCTCGATTTCTTTTTTTGTGTTCTTCCACTTTGTTCGAGATTCTTTTGCTGCCCTGTAGGCTGTTTCAATATTTTTTTTAGCAAAATATATCAAAGCAACACTAATAACAATGCCAACACCACCTATAATGTTAAGCAATATTCCTATATCAATCATGTTTATTCCTATTAATCTAATGTGCTATTCATCAAAATAGTGTACAACACCATTTTTTTCCCAAAAAAACTCTGCCGCTTTGCAAGCGAAAATATTGAGCTTAAGTGTAAAAAAACCCACGTACACCAATACATTGGAGCAATGGGTTGTTTCTTTTTATGATTTGATATGAACAAATTGCATAACGAAAAAAAATGCACAAAAACTAAGCGTTTCTATGACACCGAAAGTAGTTCTTGATCTATCCAAGCTACAAGATTTTGTTCTACTTGTTTTCGCTGTTCTTTCCGCCCTTTTTCCTTTAATAAAATAATCGCTACTCGCAAGGCTGCCAGTACAGCACACTTTTTTGCTTGTGCTGTATGAGTTTGAGGAGACAATTTGCCTGCAACTTCCTTCATGTACGAGTCAATAAGCTGTGCTGCCTGAGTAACATAATCATCGGACTCATCACTCAACAACGAATACGTTTCACCAAAAATAGAAACTTTATAGCTTTTCTTTTCACTCATTATTTTATATTCACTATCGATTTTCAGCTGTAACTAATGAGTCAATACTTTTAATCAAATCGTCAACAACCAATTTCGTTAATGTTTTTTCCTGACTGAGCTCATTAATGCGCTGTGTACCATTGTCCACTGAGCACTCCAATGTTGTAAGCTTTGCATTCAGTTGCGCATTTTCTTCCGCTAGCCGGACATTTTCTGTTTTAAGTTCTCTAATCAAATCCACCAAAGAAACAATTTTTTCTTCCAGCACCTTCAAAACTTCCACGATGCTTCCCCTCCTCCTACGATATTTATAAGGTACGCAAGGATATCTAATCTGA from Candidatus Dependentiae bacterium harbors:
- the zapB gene encoding cell division protein ZapB: MEVLKVLEEKIVSLVDLIRELKTENVRLAEENAQLNAKLTTLECSVDNGTQRINELSQEKTLTKLVVDDLIKSIDSLVTAENR
- the rny gene encoding ribonuclease Y, producing the protein MIDIGILLNIIGGVGIVISVALIYFAKKNIETAYRAAKESRTKWKNTKKEIEQERRESFLKLKDEIYKRRSEFELEIKRERVELDRLQSKLNSKYDALDKKEQEIDCLRREMQQKERGLSRKEDVLRANETKLKNVYDELLTKLERVANMSRDEAKQALLDTLEAEVRLTSQKWIQKIEDETRQTAKERSNNIVVTAMQRYVADQVISHSSSIVHLPSDEMKGRIIGKEGRNIKALEMATGMEFVIGDTPEVITISGFNPIRREVARRVLNRLITDGRINPTRIEETVTQCEKELEDIIQEYGKEVILEFNLQGIHPEIVTLLGKLHFRTSFSQNVLQHAKEVGAFSRMIAQELGLDGQIALRAGLLHDIGKAVTAEVEGPHAQIGADIARRCGEDSVIVNAIEAHHEEKPFKSLYAVIVVIADTISASRPGARRETLTAYIKRLEKLEEIALSFEGVKKAYALQAGREVRIIVEEDVMTDEKSAMMARDVARRIEDEMNFPGQIKVNVIREKRSIEYAR
- a CDS encoding cell division protein ZapA, with amino-acid sequence MSEKKSYKVSIFGETYSLLSDESDDYVTQAAQLIDSYMKEVAGKLSPQTHTAQAKKCAVLAALRVAIILLKEKGRKEQRKQVEQNLVAWIDQELLSVS